A genome region from Akkermansiaceae bacterium includes the following:
- the hemC gene encoding hydroxymethylbilane synthase, with translation MRKVIIIGTRGSDLALVQATATEGLLRAAFPDVVFRREIISTTGDRRTDVSLADVAKAEGTFDKGVFIKELEEALADGSIDIAVHSLKDMPTVVDARFAMVATLERAPVRDVLLTKTGGGLAGLKPGAKVGTSSVRRAKQIEFLRPDLELLDLRGNVPTRVMKLAEHQDYDAILLAEAGLVRLGFLPEIAPDGDETVNHFPNVHATRLPESDFYPAAGQGAIGLEIRDGDADALAFAKAINHPATWAKATAEREFLRLLDGGCHTPVGVYSYLDGETIRLFARVFPDEGGTPRTGHATGTDPIKTAHELFHTLT, from the coding sequence ATGCGGAAAGTGATCATCATCGGCACGAGGGGCAGCGATCTGGCGCTGGTGCAGGCCACGGCGACGGAAGGCTTGCTCCGGGCTGCCTTTCCGGATGTCGTTTTCCGCCGGGAAATCATCAGCACCACCGGCGACCGTAGGACGGATGTCTCGCTCGCCGATGTCGCCAAGGCGGAGGGGACTTTTGACAAGGGCGTTTTCATCAAGGAACTCGAGGAGGCGCTGGCGGATGGCTCCATCGACATCGCCGTGCACAGCCTCAAGGACATGCCGACGGTGGTGGATGCGCGCTTTGCCATGGTCGCGACCCTGGAGCGCGCCCCCGTCCGCGATGTGTTGCTGACAAAGACCGGCGGCGGGCTCGCTGGCCTGAAACCGGGGGCGAAAGTAGGCACCAGCAGCGTGCGGCGCGCGAAGCAGATCGAATTCCTCCGCCCGGATCTGGAACTCCTCGATCTCCGGGGAAATGTCCCTACCCGTGTGATGAAACTCGCCGAGCATCAGGATTACGATGCCATCCTGCTCGCCGAGGCCGGGCTGGTGCGGCTGGGCTTTCTCCCCGAGATCGCCCCGGACGGTGACGAGACCGTGAACCATTTCCCCAACGTGCATGCCACCCGCCTGCCGGAGAGCGATTTCTATCCCGCCGCAGGCCAAGGCGCCATCGGCCTCGAGATCCGGGACGGCGATGCGGATGCCTTGGCTTTCGCAAAAGCCATCAACCATCCCGCGACATGGGCAAAAGCCACCGCCGAGCGCGAGTTCCTGCGGCTCCTGGATGGCGGCTGCCACACCCCGGTCGGGGTGTATTCATATCTCGATGGGGAAACGATCCGCCTCTTCGCCCGCGTCTTCCCGGATGAGGGCGGCACCCCGCGCACCGGCCACGCTACCGGCACAGACCCGATAAAAACCGCCCACGAACTTTTCCATACACTCACATGA
- a CDS encoding PTS sugar transporter subunit IIA, with amino-acid sequence MKLAKLIDIDHILLDMKATEHWPAIVELVDFLSEKGDIPKECREDILTALEEREAQVSTGIGSGVAIPHTFSDTMEEVVAVLGRSKAGIDFEALDNAPVHFIILFIVPRKDYHLHLRTLAAIAKMFTNSEVRRKLGTAGCRDEILAILDPKPIRTEQSA; translated from the coding sequence ATGAAGTTGGCCAAACTGATCGACATCGATCATATCCTGCTGGATATGAAGGCCACCGAGCATTGGCCCGCCATCGTGGAGCTGGTGGATTTCCTTTCCGAAAAAGGCGACATCCCGAAGGAATGCCGGGAAGACATCCTCACCGCCCTTGAAGAGCGCGAGGCTCAGGTCAGCACCGGCATCGGCTCGGGCGTGGCCATCCCACACACCTTTTCCGATACGATGGAGGAAGTGGTGGCGGTTCTCGGAAGATCCAAGGCCGGGATCGACTTCGAAGCGCTCGACAACGCCCCCGTCCATTTCATCATCCTCTTCATCGTCCCCCGCAAGGACTACCACCTGCACCTCCGCACCTTGGCGGCGATCGCGAAAATGTTCACCAACTCCGAGGTGCGCCGCAAACTTGGAACCGCCGGATGCCGCGACGAAATCCTTGCGATCCTCGATCCGAAGCCGATCCGCACAGAGCAATCCGCCTGA
- a CDS encoding putative manganese-dependent inorganic diphosphatase encodes MEPFYVIGHKNPDTDAVCSAIGHAALLRASGEEPEAIAARCGEVSQRTKWVLEKAGFDAPLLLTDARTTSGMICKREVIQVRPSDTFLTAYNRMLAAGIRCVPVINDDGSVAGMLQYINLLKLLLPDNTEGLSVRTVHASLHNLAATLDAESHGAGICDQDAEEDLILLVGASSQDTVKSRLDEATSDGNVGQFLVICGDRPIVQRLAIEKGARALLVTGMNKISQEIKDFAIAKGTVLLRCRQDTASANTLIRCSRTVRHVMETNFISVNDIEPVSKLRKQLVSADQGSLPVMEIGSHKMLGVIAKSDLVDPPRLRFALVDHNEYAQAISGIEEATITEVIDHHRLSGDLVSREPIRYLNEPVGSTSTLVARKFFHRDLIPAPGVALCLCGGIVSDTLCLTSPTTTKLDQKMLTWLSGIARVDAKEFAEEFFAVGSLIANGTTDEIIHTDRKEFNEQGKFISISQVEERDLHGFKARREELETALRTLQYDKGYDIAVLVVTDVALLKSMVLAVGPENVIAALPFNRIDENLYLAPGVVSRKRQIFPAVCDAIEHADRV; translated from the coding sequence ATGGAACCATTCTACGTCATCGGCCACAAGAACCCGGACACAGATGCCGTGTGCTCGGCCATCGGCCATGCCGCCCTGCTGCGTGCCAGCGGCGAAGAGCCGGAAGCCATCGCAGCCCGCTGCGGGGAGGTTTCCCAACGGACGAAATGGGTGCTGGAAAAGGCGGGCTTCGATGCACCCTTGCTGCTGACCGATGCCCGCACCACCTCCGGGATGATCTGCAAGAGGGAAGTCATCCAAGTGCGGCCTTCCGACACTTTCCTGACCGCCTACAACCGCATGCTTGCGGCAGGGATACGCTGCGTCCCCGTGATCAACGACGACGGCTCGGTCGCAGGCATGCTCCAATACATCAACCTGCTGAAACTCCTCCTGCCCGACAACACGGAGGGACTCAGCGTGAGGACGGTGCATGCCTCCCTGCACAACCTCGCCGCCACCCTCGATGCGGAAAGCCACGGCGCGGGCATCTGCGATCAGGACGCGGAGGAGGATCTCATCCTCCTTGTCGGCGCCTCCTCCCAGGACACGGTGAAATCGCGCCTCGATGAGGCGACAAGCGACGGCAACGTCGGCCAGTTCCTCGTCATCTGCGGCGACCGCCCCATCGTCCAGAGGCTCGCCATCGAGAAAGGCGCCCGCGCCTTGCTTGTCACCGGGATGAACAAGATCTCCCAGGAAATCAAGGACTTCGCCATCGCCAAGGGCACGGTCCTGCTCCGCTGCCGCCAGGACACGGCGAGCGCCAACACCCTCATCCGCTGCTCCCGCACCGTCCGCCACGTGATGGAAACCAATTTCATCTCCGTGAACGACATCGAGCCGGTCTCCAAACTCCGCAAGCAGCTTGTCTCCGCGGACCAGGGATCTCTTCCGGTCATGGAAATCGGCTCACACAAGATGCTCGGAGTGATCGCGAAATCGGATCTCGTCGATCCCCCCCGGCTGCGCTTCGCCTTGGTCGATCACAACGAATACGCCCAGGCGATTTCCGGGATCGAGGAAGCAACGATCACCGAAGTCATCGATCACCACCGCCTCTCCGGCGACCTCGTCTCCCGCGAGCCGATCCGCTACCTCAACGAGCCGGTCGGATCCACCAGCACACTCGTCGCACGGAAATTTTTCCACCGCGATCTGATCCCCGCGCCGGGAGTCGCGCTCTGCCTCTGCGGCGGCATCGTCTCCGACACCCTCTGCCTGACCTCGCCGACCACCACCAAGCTCGACCAGAAAATGCTCACTTGGCTGAGCGGAATCGCACGCGTGGATGCCAAGGAATTCGCCGAGGAATTTTTCGCCGTCGGCTCACTCATCGCCAACGGCACGACCGACGAGATCATCCACACGGATCGGAAGGAGTTCAACGAGCAGGGCAAGTTCATCAGCATCTCGCAGGTCGAGGAACGGGACTTGCACGGCTTCAAGGCACGCCGCGAGGAGTTGGAAACCGCGCTGCGCACGCTCCAGTATGACAAGGGGTATGACATTGCCGTCCTCGTCGTCACCGATGTGGCGCTGCTCAAGAGCATGGTGCTCGCCGTCGGCCCGGAAAATGTCATCGCCGCGCTTCCGTTCAACCGCATCGATGAGAACCTCTACCTCGCCCCAGGCGTGGTTTCGCGCAAACGCCAGATCTTCCCCGCCGTCTGCGATGCCATCGAGCATGCGGACAGGGTCTGA
- a CDS encoding tetratricopeptide repeat protein, with protein sequence MPRPIILISAVGRELQCARYLAANTVSASGYQPEWRDQPPEAEGDAKAAIRKRVDRCYSVIQIIGHSYGPAPDEDDEEFGSISYTAYEALYAENKGKPVRYIILDASHPTDGGHYESEQFQKLQARYRAGIGKRSGLFQTSSSPQTTESVVRKICEEFSSLRRRNRRRTAALAALSVLTISGTAWGVLSRGKSGNPVHTAAPRHATAEIAPAGLANGAAGVISPANRMEKVLLGLADAESRSRIPGERLTLAEIRARAYSLLEAELGLTPGTLAESLPSYALDTYTSTGSSPVMRASAAYALNKFDEAEELFLREESRLSTDTEGAAGDASDFRTYRIRALEGAAQFATAQIMFARAVELYRAAAALTSLERDPLEWARIQHMLAYALTYNGQYPVVEQTLSQVIPVYEKHLGTEHPDTLGSSNNLANALNSQGKHAEAEKMHRAVLAIRLRTLGEEHPSTLTSRNNLAATLNSQGNHSDAEEQHRTVLAINQRIFGEEHPDTLFSRNNLAITLSAQRNFSGAAEQYGAILAIRLRLLGAEHPETLSCRDNLAKALRSQGNNAEAVRQIRAALTVRERLLGSDHHDVSLSCHNLALALANQGDTGEALAYARRALAGFTKSLGQDSPHSAASRKLVTILERH encoded by the coding sequence GTGCCCCGCCCAATCATCCTCATCTCCGCCGTTGGCAGGGAGCTCCAATGCGCCAGATATCTCGCTGCCAACACCGTAAGCGCATCCGGCTACCAGCCCGAGTGGCGGGATCAGCCGCCTGAGGCAGAGGGGGATGCGAAGGCGGCCATCCGCAAGCGGGTTGATCGGTGTTACTCGGTCATCCAGATCATCGGGCACAGCTACGGCCCCGCCCCGGATGAAGATGACGAGGAATTCGGCTCCATATCTTACACCGCCTACGAAGCGCTTTACGCAGAGAACAAGGGAAAACCGGTGCGATACATCATCCTCGACGCTTCCCACCCGACGGACGGCGGGCATTACGAGTCCGAGCAGTTCCAAAAACTGCAGGCACGCTACCGCGCCGGGATCGGGAAACGCAGCGGCCTGTTCCAAACCAGCTCTTCCCCGCAAACAACGGAGAGCGTCGTCCGCAAGATCTGCGAGGAGTTCTCCAGTCTCAGGCGCCGAAACCGGCGACGGACGGCAGCACTCGCCGCCCTGTCCGTTTTAACAATATCAGGCACCGCATGGGGTGTCCTGAGTCGGGGAAAATCCGGTAACCCCGTCCACACCGCGGCGCCCCGACATGCCACAGCTGAGATCGCTCCGGCTGGCCTGGCCAATGGTGCGGCCGGTGTCATCTCCCCTGCAAACCGGATGGAGAAGGTCTTGCTGGGTCTTGCCGATGCCGAAAGCCGTTCCCGCATACCCGGTGAGAGGCTCACACTCGCTGAGATCCGCGCCCGCGCCTACTCTCTCCTTGAGGCCGAACTCGGGCTAACGCCCGGAACGCTCGCAGAAAGCCTCCCGAGCTACGCCCTCGACACCTACACCAGCACGGGCAGCAGCCCCGTCATGAGAGCTTCCGCCGCATACGCTCTCAACAAATTCGACGAGGCCGAGGAACTCTTCCTCAGGGAGGAGTCCAGGCTCAGCACGGACACGGAGGGCGCCGCCGGGGACGCCTCCGATTTCCGCACCTACCGCATCCGGGCGCTCGAGGGTGCCGCGCAATTCGCCACCGCCCAAATCATGTTCGCCCGCGCCGTGGAGCTGTACCGTGCAGCCGCCGCCCTCACCTCCCTAGAGCGCGATCCCCTTGAATGGGCCCGCATCCAGCACATGCTCGCCTACGCCCTCACATACAACGGGCAATACCCCGTCGTGGAGCAAACCCTCTCGCAGGTCATCCCCGTTTACGAGAAACATCTCGGAACGGAGCATCCCGACACGCTCGGCAGCTCGAACAACCTCGCAAACGCACTCAACTCCCAGGGAAAACACGCCGAGGCTGAGAAAATGCACCGGGCCGTCCTCGCCATCCGGCTGAGAACCCTTGGCGAAGAGCACCCGAGCACCCTGACAAGCCGCAACAACCTCGCCGCAACACTCAATTCCCAAGGCAATCACAGCGATGCGGAAGAGCAACACCGCACCGTCCTCGCGATCAACCAGCGCATCTTCGGAGAGGAACATCCCGATACGCTTTTCAGCCGCAACAACCTTGCGATAACACTCAGCGCACAGCGCAACTTTTCCGGGGCAGCCGAGCAATACGGCGCCATCCTCGCCATCCGCCTGCGCCTCCTCGGCGCGGAGCACCCAGAGACCCTCTCCTGCCGCGACAACCTCGCCAAGGCACTCCGTTCCCAAGGCAACAACGCTGAGGCCGTGCGGCAGATCCGCGCCGCACTGACCGTACGCGAACGGTTGCTAGGCTCCGACCACCATGATGTCTCCCTCTCATGCCACAACCTGGCGTTGGCCCTCGCCAATCAGGGCGATACCGGCGAAGCCCTGGCATACGCAAGGCGCGCTCTCGCCGGATTCACGAAATCCCTCGGTCAGGACTCCCCGCACTCCGCCGCATCGCGGAAACTGGTCACCATCCTCGAACGCCACTAG
- the cobA gene encoding uroporphyrinogen-III C-methyltransferase, whose protein sequence is MTTQGICYLVGAGPGDLGLVTLRAKECIETCDVLVYDALSSPELLRWTKPGCEKIYVGKRAKDHAVPQDQINQIIVDHAKNGRIVTRLKGGDPMIFARGGEEAAELAEAGVAFEIVPGISSAIGGPAYAGIPVTHRDHNTQLTIFTGHEDPTKGYSSIDYAQLAKTPGTKVFLMGVARLREITSSFISNGAEKDTPIALVRWATTGSQWTIVGTLETIADIAEKEGFSSPAVAVIGNVVNERAKINWFEKRPLFGKKIVVTRTREQAGDLSKRLQNLGADVIELPTIRIELPEDREGFAEGVTHAHEYDWLVFTSPNGVEKFFDAFFATYEDARSLGNPKIAAIGPGTAAKIREYRIGVDLLPKQFVAEGLIEAFKEINVENQTMLWVKAAESRDVIYDGLMKLGAIVDECIAYRTVPETDDYTGAQAKFIEDGADMVTFTSSSTAEHFFALDLPWPERCVAASIGPVTSATLKELDHKPAVEAAQHDIPGLVKAITDYFGR, encoded by the coding sequence ATGACCACCCAAGGAATCTGCTATCTCGTCGGCGCCGGCCCAGGCGATCTCGGTCTCGTCACCCTCCGCGCGAAGGAGTGCATCGAAACCTGCGACGTGCTCGTCTATGACGCCCTGAGCAGCCCCGAGCTCCTGCGCTGGACAAAGCCCGGCTGCGAGAAAATCTACGTCGGCAAGCGCGCGAAAGACCATGCCGTCCCGCAGGATCAGATCAACCAGATCATCGTGGATCATGCGAAGAACGGCAGGATCGTCACGCGGCTCAAGGGCGGGGATCCGATGATTTTCGCCCGCGGCGGCGAGGAAGCCGCCGAGCTTGCAGAGGCAGGCGTCGCCTTCGAGATCGTCCCCGGCATCAGCTCCGCCATCGGCGGCCCGGCCTATGCGGGCATCCCTGTCACGCACCGCGATCACAACACCCAGCTCACCATTTTCACCGGCCACGAGGATCCGACGAAGGGCTACTCGTCCATCGACTACGCCCAGCTCGCGAAGACCCCGGGGACGAAGGTTTTCCTCATGGGCGTCGCCCGCCTGCGCGAGATCACATCCTCGTTCATCTCGAACGGAGCCGAAAAGGATACCCCGATCGCCCTCGTCCGCTGGGCGACGACCGGCTCGCAGTGGACCATCGTCGGCACCCTGGAAACCATCGCCGACATCGCGGAGAAGGAGGGCTTTTCCTCTCCCGCCGTGGCTGTCATCGGAAACGTCGTCAACGAGCGTGCGAAGATCAATTGGTTCGAGAAACGCCCGCTGTTCGGGAAGAAAATCGTCGTCACCCGCACCCGCGAGCAGGCCGGCGATCTCAGCAAGCGGCTCCAGAACCTCGGCGCGGATGTGATCGAGCTTCCCACGATCCGCATCGAGCTCCCGGAGGATCGCGAGGGCTTCGCCGAAGGCGTCACCCACGCCCACGAATACGACTGGCTCGTCTTCACCAGCCCGAACGGGGTCGAGAAATTCTTCGACGCATTCTTCGCCACCTACGAGGACGCCCGCAGCCTCGGCAATCCCAAGATCGCCGCCATCGGCCCCGGCACGGCGGCGAAGATCCGCGAATACCGGATCGGCGTGGATCTGCTGCCGAAGCAGTTTGTCGCCGAAGGGCTCATCGAGGCGTTCAAGGAAATCAACGTCGAGAACCAGACCATGCTCTGGGTGAAGGCCGCCGAGTCCCGCGACGTGATCTACGACGGCCTCATGAAACTCGGCGCCATCGTGGACGAATGCATCGCCTACCGCACCGTTCCGGAAACGGACGACTACACCGGCGCACAGGCGAAGTTCATCGAGGACGGCGCGGACATGGTCACCTTCACCTCCAGCTCCACCGCCGAGCACTTCTTCGCCCTCGACCTCCCATGGCCGGAACGATGCGTTGCCGCAAGCATCGGCCCGGTGACTTCCGCGACGCTCAAGGAACTCGACCACAAACCCGCCGTCGAAGCCGCACAGCATGACATCCCGGGTTTGGTGAAAGCGATCACGGACTACTTCGGGAGATAG
- the trpE gene encoding anthranilate synthase component I, protein MSLIPVEPSLEAFTAFSQQGNVVPVFTQLAADFETPLSAYLKLRDAKHSFLLESAEATDKGGRWSIIGSGPKRIFSANGKEITITEGNKTRSLTAPDDVLAALEREMAPFKPVPNPALPPFSGGMVGYLSYDAVRQFEPTLTDSPPDTLGIPDALFMLADTLVVFDHRLRRVQIIANAFLEEHPTAEEAYAAATGRIHAIVEILNRPLHIPALNGLAKITEEPAVSNTTQAEYEQIVRDGKEFIKAGDIFQFVPSQRFTADFDQSPVDLYRALRHVNPSPYMFVLEMDGFALVGSSPEVHVRSIAGRIDIRPIAGTRWRGKTPEEDDALAADLLADPKERAEHLMLVDLARNDVGRIAKHGKVTVDDFMIIERYSHVMHIVSNVHGELDPSHTAYDVLRATFPAGTVSGAPKIRAMQIINSLEKNKRCAYAGAVGYFGFDGSHDSCITLRTCLLKDGKAHVQAGAGVVADSDPTYEYNETVNKSKALLRAIALAKTITG, encoded by the coding sequence GTGTCCCTGATCCCCGTCGAGCCATCCCTGGAAGCTTTCACCGCCTTTTCCCAACAGGGAAACGTCGTGCCCGTGTTCACACAGCTCGCCGCAGATTTCGAGACGCCGCTCTCCGCCTATCTCAAGCTCCGCGACGCGAAGCATTCCTTCCTCCTCGAATCCGCCGAAGCCACCGACAAGGGCGGGCGCTGGTCCATCATCGGCTCCGGCCCGAAACGCATTTTCTCCGCTAACGGGAAAGAAATCACCATCACCGAAGGCAACAAGACCCGCAGCCTCACCGCCCCCGACGACGTCCTCGCCGCCCTCGAGCGCGAGATGGCGCCCTTCAAGCCCGTCCCGAACCCCGCCCTCCCGCCTTTCTCCGGCGGAATGGTAGGATACCTTTCCTATGACGCCGTCCGACAGTTCGAGCCGACCCTGACGGACTCCCCGCCCGACACCCTCGGCATCCCCGACGCGCTTTTCATGCTCGCCGACACGCTCGTCGTCTTCGACCACCGCCTGCGCCGCGTCCAGATCATCGCCAACGCGTTTCTGGAGGAGCACCCCACCGCCGAGGAAGCCTACGCCGCCGCCACCGGACGCATCCATGCCATCGTGGAAATCCTCAACCGCCCGCTCCACATCCCCGCCCTCAACGGCCTCGCCAAAATCACCGAGGAACCCGCCGTTTCCAACACAACCCAAGCGGAATACGAACAGATCGTCCGCGACGGCAAGGAGTTCATCAAGGCCGGCGACATCTTCCAGTTCGTCCCCTCCCAGCGTTTCACCGCGGACTTCGACCAATCCCCCGTCGATCTCTACCGCGCCCTCCGCCACGTCAACCCCTCCCCCTACATGTTCGTCCTTGAAATGGACGGCTTCGCCCTCGTCGGCTCCTCGCCGGAAGTCCACGTCCGCTCCATCGCCGGACGCATCGACATCCGCCCCATCGCAGGAACCCGCTGGAGGGGGAAAACCCCGGAGGAGGACGACGCCCTCGCCGCCGATCTTCTGGCCGATCCCAAGGAACGCGCCGAGCACCTCATGCTCGTGGACTTGGCCCGCAACGATGTCGGCCGCATCGCCAAACACGGCAAGGTCACGGTCGACGATTTCATGATCATCGAGCGCTACAGCCACGTCATGCACATCGTCTCCAACGTGCATGGCGAGCTCGACCCTTCCCACACCGCCTACGACGTCCTGCGCGCCACCTTCCCCGCAGGCACCGTCTCCGGAGCCCCCAAGATCCGCGCCATGCAGATCATCAACTCGCTCGAAAAGAACAAGCGCTGCGCCTACGCCGGCGCCGTCGGCTACTTCGGCTTCGATGGCTCCCACGACTCCTGCATCACCCTCCGCACCTGCCTTTTGAAAGACGGCAAAGCCCACGTCCAGGCCGGTGCCGGAGTCGTCGCCGATTCCGATCCCACCTACGAATACAACGAGACCGTCAACAAATCCAAAGCCCTCCTCCGAGCCATCGCCTTGGCCAAGACAATCACGGGATAG
- the argS gene encoding arginine--tRNA ligase: MTLLQNLESRLSGALESVLGEATPPNIEAAADLRFGDYQSNSAMVLAKKQKTNPRALAQQVIDAIDLGDLATADIAGPGFINFRILPAAYAAHAEALLKDDRLGVPEPGEGKRVVIDFSAPNVAKPMHVGHIRSTIIGDSLCRIARFLGYEVIADNHIGDWGTQFGMILHGWKTRLDHGALEKDPIAELVRVYREVNAATKDDPAVLDTCKAELVKLQAGDAENLTIWQQCIDVSKAGLQKIYDRLDVKFDHWLGESFYNGMLPGLVDEFLEKGLARESDGAVCVFSGGEKPPGEDPFKVHKEDGWTDNPAIIRKADGGFLYATTDLATIKYRIDEWNADQVWYVVGVPQQLHFRQLFDAAARWGKTGDFRHIAFGSILGEDRKLMKTRSGDNVGLTDVLEEAIERAAAAIAEKNPDLVGEEAKEISEIVGIGAVKFAELSQNRLTDYVFAWNRMLALNGDTAPYLQYSNVRIRSIFRKLEGGFDGKSATIVLEKPEEIHLARLLSRFGEVVPFVLEDHRPNLLANYLLELARAFHSYFEACPVLKSEEPIRSSRLALCELSSKVLEKGLGLLGIRCPDRM, from the coding sequence ATGACCCTCCTCCAGAATCTCGAATCCCGGCTGTCCGGCGCGCTTGAATCCGTCCTTGGCGAAGCCACACCGCCGAACATCGAAGCGGCCGCCGACCTGCGCTTCGGCGATTACCAGAGCAACTCCGCGATGGTGCTGGCCAAAAAGCAGAAGACAAATCCCCGCGCCCTCGCCCAACAGGTCATCGATGCCATCGATCTCGGCGACCTCGCCACAGCGGACATCGCCGGGCCGGGCTTCATCAATTTCCGCATCCTTCCCGCAGCTTACGCCGCCCATGCGGAGGCCTTGCTCAAGGACGACAGGCTGGGCGTGCCGGAACCGGGCGAAGGCAAGCGGGTGGTCATCGATTTCTCCGCCCCGAATGTCGCCAAGCCAATGCACGTCGGCCACATCCGCTCGACGATCATCGGGGATTCGCTCTGCCGCATCGCGCGCTTCCTCGGCTACGAGGTCATCGCCGACAACCACATCGGCGATTGGGGCACGCAGTTCGGCATGATCCTGCACGGCTGGAAAACCCGGCTCGATCACGGTGCGCTGGAGAAAGATCCCATCGCGGAACTGGTGCGCGTTTACCGCGAGGTCAACGCCGCCACCAAGGACGATCCCGCCGTCCTCGATACCTGCAAGGCGGAGCTGGTGAAACTCCAGGCCGGCGACGCGGAAAACCTCACAATCTGGCAGCAGTGCATCGATGTCTCGAAGGCCGGTCTCCAGAAAATCTACGATCGCCTCGATGTGAAATTCGACCACTGGCTGGGCGAGAGTTTCTACAACGGGATGCTCCCCGGCCTCGTCGATGAGTTCCTCGAAAAAGGCCTGGCCCGCGAGAGCGACGGGGCGGTCTGCGTGTTTTCCGGGGGGGAAAAGCCACCGGGCGAAGACCCGTTCAAGGTCCACAAGGAGGACGGCTGGACCGACAACCCCGCCATCATCCGCAAGGCCGACGGGGGATTCCTCTACGCCACCACCGATCTCGCCACGATCAAATACCGCATCGACGAATGGAACGCCGACCAGGTCTGGTATGTCGTCGGCGTCCCGCAGCAGCTCCATTTCCGCCAGCTCTTCGATGCCGCCGCCCGCTGGGGCAAGACCGGCGACTTCCGCCACATCGCCTTCGGATCCATCCTCGGCGAGGATCGCAAGCTCATGAAAACCCGCTCCGGGGACAACGTCGGCCTCACCGATGTGCTGGAGGAAGCCATCGAGCGCGCCGCCGCAGCCATCGCCGAGAAGAACCCGGATCTCGTCGGCGAGGAGGCGAAGGAGATTTCGGAAATCGTCGGGATCGGTGCGGTGAAATTCGCGGAACTCTCCCAGAACCGCCTCACGGATTACGTCTTCGCATGGAACCGGATGCTCGCGCTCAACGGCGACACCGCCCCCTACCTACAGTATTCCAACGTCCGCATCCGCTCCATTTTCCGGAAACTCGAAGGCGGGTTCGACGGGAAATCGGCGACCATCGTTTTGGAAAAACCCGAGGAAATCCACCTCGCCCGCCTGCTTTCCCGCTTCGGCGAGGTCGTCCCCTTCGTCCTCGAAGACCATAGGCCCAACCTGCTGGCGAACTACCTGCTTGAGCTGGCCCGCGCCTTCCATTCCTACTTTGAGGCCTGCCCGGTCCTGAAATCGGAGGAGCCGATCCGTTCCAGCCGCCTCGCCCTGTGCGAACTGAGCTCCAAGGTGCTTGAAAAAGGCCTCGGCCTGCTTGGAATCCGCTGCCCGGACAGGATGTAA
- a CDS encoding DUF1003 domain-containing protein — translation MNNEAPSLPTTPKAKHHLRFHIGSHHLTSAFGSDGFGKKAESFARFFGTPTFIISQTVIVGAWIILNAAGVVRFDLYPFILLNLAFSLQAAYAAPLILLAQTRQADRDKANVESDALHREELARMGELSQAQANANLEILLDLMRKNTELTELTHTLSSRIADLSTEIRDHIRSNRT, via the coding sequence ATGAACAACGAAGCCCCCTCCCTTCCAACCACCCCCAAGGCAAAACACCACCTGCGCTTCCACATCGGCAGCCACCATCTCACATCGGCCTTCGGCTCTGATGGCTTCGGGAAAAAAGCGGAATCCTTCGCCCGCTTTTTCGGCACGCCCACCTTCATCATCAGCCAGACGGTTATCGTCGGCGCCTGGATCATCCTCAACGCGGCGGGTGTCGTCCGCTTCGACCTCTACCCGTTCATCCTGCTGAACCTCGCCTTCAGTTTGCAGGCGGCCTACGCGGCACCGCTCATCCTGCTCGCCCAGACCCGCCAGGCGGATCGCGACAAGGCAAACGTGGAAAGCGATGCGCTCCACCGTGAGGAACTTGCGAGGATGGGGGAATTGTCCCAGGCACAGGCAAACGCGAATCTCGAAATCCTCCTCGACCTCATGCGCAAGAACACGGAACTGACGGAACTCACCCACACCCTCAGCTCGCGCATCGCGGATCTCAGCACTGAAATCCGCGATCACATCCGCTCCAACAGAACATGA